The following is a genomic window from Bordetella petrii.
GAACGTTCGGGTCGATGTCGAACTGCAGCTGGGTCTTCCAGGCGCGCAGCTGCTGGTTGATTTCTTCCAGCGCGCGCTCCAGCGGCAAGGGCGGCTGGCCGGTGCCCTCCGCCGCATCCTGCGCGCCGCCGCTGTTGGTCGACGCGGCCGCTGGGGTCACGGCCACTGCCGGTTCTGGCGGAACCGGCGCGACATTCACGGTGGGCAGCGCAAGAGGGGCGGGGGCGAGCGGGCTGACAGCCATGGTCACTCCTGTCAAGCGGGCGCCCTGAGGCGCCCGGCGAGGTTGGCGGGAATTTCTCAGCTACCATAACGGCACCCCGGGTCGGAACTTTAGCGATCCGCCGCCGGGTAGTTTCCGTTGTCTACTTGTGATCAGCCCATGAGCGTCAAGACGGCCCTGCGCGT
Proteins encoded in this region:
- a CDS encoding flagellar protein FlaG, with amino-acid sequence MAVSPLAPAPLALPTVNVAPVPPEPAVAVTPAAASTNSGGAQDAAEGTGQPPLPLERALEEINQQLRAWKTQLQFDIDPNVHQVVVSIIDSETGDKIRTIPSEALLRIARMIVQMQGNAVQTTA